In a genomic window of Curtobacterium flaccumfaciens pv. betae:
- a CDS encoding MarR family winged helix-turn-helix transcriptional regulator, with translation MTDDRRAAERLLRSQLDRLWVRQTLRSSLIESRGGLDPTARVILRAVAGHGPVRATAIADATGLSRPVISRRVASLIEAEHLIGSPDPADGRATLVTLAPAGRRLLDELDAAGAEVFDDLTEEFASDELRSLAEMLTRLNDRADAVLGIGTARS, from the coding sequence GTGACCGACGACCGGCGTGCCGCCGAGCGACTCCTGCGATCCCAGCTCGACCGGCTGTGGGTCCGGCAGACCCTGCGCTCCTCGCTCATCGAGTCCCGTGGCGGCCTCGACCCGACGGCCCGCGTGATCCTGCGAGCCGTCGCCGGGCACGGGCCGGTCCGGGCGACCGCGATCGCCGACGCGACGGGGCTGTCGCGCCCGGTGATCAGCCGCCGGGTCGCCTCGCTGATCGAGGCCGAGCACCTGATCGGGTCGCCGGACCCCGCGGACGGCCGTGCCACGCTCGTCACGCTCGCCCCCGCCGGCCGACGACTGCTCGATGAGCTGGACGCCGCCGGCGCCGAGGTGTTCGACGACCTGACGGAGGAGTTCGCCTCCGACGAGCTGCGCTCGCTCGCCGAGATGCTGACGCGACTGAACGACCGGGCGGACGCGGTCCTGGGGATCGGCACCGCGCGCTCCTGA
- a CDS encoding SDR family NAD(P)-dependent oxidoreductase: protein MTDTTAGRFTGRTIIVTGAGSGIGRATATRIANEGGRVIATDVVAERLDALRTELEGFAVETVVGDVAASETIDALIAAAGDRVDGLANVAGIMDAFLPPDEVDDATWERVFSVNVTGPMRLTRAVLPLMIAAGKGSVVNVASEAALKASAAGAAYTSSKHAIAGYTKSVAFFHGPQGIRANAVAPGAVATNIEAPMRSEYAARRVGPIMQTTIPPVAQPEQLAAAITWLLSDDSANVNGAVLPSDGGWSVV from the coding sequence ATGACCGACACCACCGCCGGACGGTTCACCGGCAGGACCATCATCGTCACCGGAGCGGGTTCCGGCATCGGACGCGCCACGGCGACGCGCATCGCGAACGAGGGTGGGCGCGTCATCGCGACCGACGTCGTGGCCGAGCGGCTCGACGCACTCCGCACGGAGCTCGAGGGCTTCGCCGTGGAGACCGTCGTCGGTGACGTCGCCGCGAGCGAGACCATCGACGCACTCATCGCCGCCGCCGGCGACCGGGTGGACGGGCTCGCCAACGTCGCCGGCATCATGGACGCGTTCCTGCCGCCGGACGAGGTCGACGACGCCACCTGGGAGCGTGTCTTCAGCGTCAACGTCACGGGCCCGATGCGCCTGACCCGCGCCGTGCTGCCGCTGATGATCGCCGCCGGCAAGGGATCGGTCGTGAACGTCGCGTCCGAGGCCGCGTTGAAGGCCTCGGCCGCCGGCGCTGCCTACACCTCGTCGAAGCACGCCATCGCCGGGTACACCAAGAGCGTCGCCTTCTTCCACGGGCCGCAGGGCATCCGGGCGAACGCCGTGGCGCCGGGTGCGGTCGCCACGAACATCGAGGCGCCGATGCGCAGCGAGTACGCGGCCCGCCGGGTCGGTCCGATCATGCAGACCACCATCCCGCCGGTCGCCCAGCCCGAGCAGCTCGCCGCCGCCATCACCTGGCTGCTGAGCGACGACTCGGCGAACGTCAACGGCGCGGTGCTGCCGAGCGACGGTGGCTGGTCCGTCGTCTGA
- a CDS encoding TetR/AcrR family transcriptional regulator: MITTPAAAAATEPCTLRERKKQQTRQALHDAALTLVSAHGLDGVTVEQICADADVSPRTFFNYFSSKAHAALGLDSVEVPERSAAWFAEADGALVDDLCALVAATVPLSQDRRRMKELLVLRPEMSSMVMQWMAESRQSLLSVVGTRTDAQTARTAVTLVMSALSEVAHRETVRSNDELADRLRAVVREMASLVS, from the coding sequence GTGATCACCACCCCGGCAGCGGCTGCGGCAACGGAGCCGTGCACGCTGCGTGAACGGAAGAAGCAGCAGACCCGGCAGGCACTGCACGACGCAGCGCTCACGCTCGTGTCCGCGCACGGACTCGACGGCGTCACGGTCGAGCAGATCTGCGCCGACGCCGACGTCTCCCCCCGCACCTTCTTCAACTACTTCTCGTCGAAGGCGCACGCGGCGCTCGGGCTCGACTCCGTCGAGGTCCCGGAGCGCTCAGCGGCCTGGTTCGCCGAGGCCGACGGTGCCCTGGTCGACGACCTGTGCGCCCTGGTCGCGGCCACCGTCCCGCTCTCGCAGGACCGCCGTCGCATGAAGGAGCTGCTCGTGCTGCGGCCGGAGATGTCCTCGATGGTGATGCAGTGGATGGCCGAGTCGCGCCAGTCCCTGCTCAGCGTCGTCGGCACCCGCACGGACGCGCAGACCGCCCGCACCGCGGTGACCCTGGTGATGTCGGCGCTCAGCGAGGTGGCGCACCGCGAGACCGTGCGGAGCAACGACGAGCTCGCCGACCGGCTCCGTGCCGTCGTGCGCGAGATGGCGTCGCTCGTCTCCTGA
- a CDS encoding TetR family transcriptional regulator → MRSTNDRPTGRPRTIDPDAVSLVALRLFDDQGFDAVSMDDVAAAAGVSRRSLFRLFPNKAALVWGGLDEFAARFREALRSRPADEPSAVALRAAYRIGATFPDDAVEVTRHRLRVIRANPSLEHVGAATVTALTDEILRYVAERDGVTADDLAVAVRAHTLAAAASAALTWWALHGDGRPEDVLERALALLD, encoded by the coding sequence ATGCGCTCGACGAACGACCGTCCGACGGGGCGCCCGCGCACCATCGACCCCGACGCCGTGTCCCTCGTCGCACTCCGGCTGTTCGACGACCAGGGCTTCGACGCGGTGTCGATGGACGACGTCGCCGCGGCGGCCGGGGTCAGTCGCCGATCGCTCTTCCGGCTGTTCCCGAACAAGGCGGCGCTGGTGTGGGGCGGTCTCGACGAGTTCGCCGCACGGTTCCGCGAAGCCCTGCGGTCACGGCCGGCCGACGAGCCCTCGGCGGTGGCACTCCGGGCGGCCTACCGGATCGGTGCGACGTTCCCGGACGACGCGGTCGAGGTCACCCGGCACCGACTCCGGGTCATCCGCGCGAACCCGTCGCTCGAGCACGTCGGCGCCGCCACGGTCACGGCCCTGACCGACGAGATCCTGCGGTACGTGGCCGAGCGGGACGGGGTCACCGCCGACGACCTCGCCGTCGCCGTGCGCGCCCACACGCTGGCCGCCGCCGCGAGCGCCGCACTCACCTGGTGGGCACTGCACGGCGACGGACGACCGGAGGACGTCCTGGAGCGCGCACTCGCGCTGCTCGACTGA
- a CDS encoding MDR family MFS transporter has translation MTATAPVPVQHGRHTAEAPAASGGAGQQPLMTHRQILLVIYGLMAGMFLSSLGQTVFGTAIRTIGDDLHGLDQQAWVTTAYLITSTIATPIYGKLSDIFGRRPLYIFGIVVFILGAVLSSMSTSMLMLAAFRAVQGIGAGALMSLPLAIMGDILAPRERAKYQGYFLAVFGISSVIGPLIGGLLAGSSEILWITGWRWVLLINVPIGVAALLMVIVFLHLPKVHGAGDAKPKVDWWGATAVIVTLVPLLLVAEQGRIWGWGSPAAIACYVVGVVGLIGLLLIESKMGDAAIIPLKLFRSGTFSMATVIGFLVGFAMFGAMLTIPLYLQIVVGLTPTESGFATLPLVGGLMIASITSGQIVARVGRYRIFPVIGTALVSAGYVVLTFMSIDKPLWFLMIGMFLIGLGLGSVMQSLTLASQGSVEARDMGVATSSATFFRQIGGTLGTAVLLSILFSVMPANILTATANQKDLGPALDAALNPTVASAKANQGAMDKIWTPVVTPLTKTVQSQLDAASAKAKQAADAAVTEQVTAAVQQQVTAGAVPAAAAQTVIDQQVAAATPAAEQSALEQVAEQAHASVQDGTVSVDWADADQRSYWVDELTPELAKKIDDGNTTSDSATSTNDTSFLTGADSRLTRPFMAGFNASSVTIYWVGLGVILLAFVLTWFFRVPPLRQRSALQEQADMSAEAQLEAEAGAAAAEAGSFTGPMTGSVPTGSVPTGSGSTGSGSTGSTPTHRR, from the coding sequence ATGACCGCCACCGCACCCGTCCCGGTGCAGCACGGTCGGCACACCGCCGAGGCCCCCGCGGCCTCCGGAGGCGCCGGCCAGCAGCCGCTGATGACCCACCGTCAGATCCTCCTGGTGATCTACGGCCTGATGGCGGGCATGTTCCTGTCCTCGCTCGGCCAGACGGTGTTCGGCACGGCGATCCGCACGATCGGCGACGACCTGCACGGGCTCGACCAGCAGGCCTGGGTGACGACCGCGTACCTCATCACCTCGACGATCGCGACGCCGATCTACGGCAAGCTCTCCGACATCTTCGGCCGCCGTCCGCTGTACATCTTCGGCATCGTCGTCTTCATCCTCGGCGCCGTCCTGTCGTCGATGTCGACCTCGATGCTCATGCTCGCCGCCTTCCGCGCGGTGCAGGGCATCGGTGCCGGTGCGCTGATGTCGCTCCCGCTCGCGATCATGGGCGACATCCTCGCCCCGCGTGAGCGTGCCAAGTACCAGGGGTACTTCCTCGCCGTGTTCGGCATCTCGTCCGTCATCGGCCCGCTCATCGGCGGTCTGCTCGCCGGTTCCTCCGAGATCCTGTGGATCACGGGCTGGCGCTGGGTGCTCCTGATCAACGTGCCGATCGGTGTCGCGGCGCTCCTCATGGTCATCGTGTTCCTGCACCTGCCGAAGGTGCACGGCGCCGGCGACGCGAAGCCGAAGGTCGACTGGTGGGGCGCGACCGCCGTCATCGTCACCCTCGTGCCGCTCCTGCTCGTCGCCGAACAGGGCCGCATCTGGGGCTGGGGCTCCCCCGCCGCCATCGCCTGCTACGTCGTCGGTGTCGTCGGCCTGATCGGCCTGCTGCTCATCGAGTCGAAGATGGGGGACGCGGCGATCATCCCGCTCAAGCTGTTCCGCTCGGGCACGTTCTCGATGGCGACCGTCATCGGATTCCTGGTCGGCTTCGCGATGTTCGGTGCGATGCTGACCATCCCGCTCTACCTGCAGATCGTCGTCGGACTGACCCCGACCGAGTCCGGCTTCGCGACGCTGCCGCTCGTCGGTGGTCTGATGATCGCCTCGATCACCTCGGGGCAGATCGTCGCCCGCGTCGGCCGGTACCGGATCTTCCCGGTCATCGGCACCGCGCTCGTCTCCGCCGGCTACGTCGTCCTGACGTTCATGTCGATCGACAAGCCGCTCTGGTTCCTGATGATCGGCATGTTCCTCATCGGTCTCGGTCTCGGCTCGGTCATGCAGTCGCTGACCCTGGCGTCGCAGGGCTCCGTCGAGGCCCGTGACATGGGCGTCGCCACGTCGTCCGCCACGTTCTTCCGCCAGATCGGTGGCACGCTCGGCACCGCCGTGCTGCTGTCCATCCTGTTCTCGGTGATGCCGGCGAACATCCTGACCGCGACCGCGAACCAGAAGGACCTCGGTCCGGCGCTCGACGCCGCGCTCAACCCGACCGTCGCCAGCGCGAAGGCGAACCAGGGCGCCATGGACAAGATCTGGACGCCCGTCGTCACCCCGCTGACGAAGACCGTGCAGTCGCAGCTCGACGCCGCCTCGGCGAAGGCGAAGCAGGCCGCCGACGCCGCGGTCACCGAGCAGGTCACCGCGGCGGTGCAGCAGCAGGTCACCGCCGGTGCCGTGCCCGCCGCAGCAGCGCAGACCGTCATCGACCAGCAGGTCGCCGCGGCCACGCCGGCCGCCGAACAGTCGGCACTCGAGCAGGTCGCCGAACAGGCGCACGCCAGCGTGCAGGACGGCACCGTGTCCGTCGACTGGGCGGACGCCGACCAGCGCTCCTACTGGGTCGACGAGCTCACCCCGGAGCTGGCGAAGAAGATCGACGACGGCAACACCACGAGCGACAGCGCCACCAGCACGAACGACACCTCGTTCCTGACCGGTGCCGACAGCCGCCTGACCCGGCCGTTCATGGCGGGCTTCAACGCCTCGTCCGTGACGATCTACTGGGTCGGTCTCGGCGTCATCCTGCTCGCGTTCGTGCTGACCTGGTTCTTCCGGGTGCCGCCGCTGCGGCAGCGGTCCGCCCTGCAGGAGCAGGCCGACATGTCCGCCGAGGCACAGCTCGAGGCCGAGGCGGGCGCCGCCGCAGCCGAGGCCGGCTCGTTCACCGGCCCGATGACCGGGTCCGTGCCGACCGGGTCCGTGCCGACCGGTTCGGGTTCGACCGGCTCGGGTTCGACCGGATCCACGCCGACGCACCGTCGGTGA
- a CDS encoding VOC family protein, protein MHTTGPAPYFQFAGTARQALEHWQRVFGGDVQIATYADFSRTDGPADAVAHGQLTGELQLFAADASEGDTPFSTTGLLFSLLGAAEPDVLRRWFDQLAEGGTVVDPLQQRPWGDWDGTVRDAYGVTWLIGFEDSAR, encoded by the coding sequence ATGCACACGACCGGACCCGCCCCGTACTTCCAGTTCGCCGGCACCGCCAGGCAGGCCCTCGAGCACTGGCAGCGGGTGTTCGGTGGCGACGTGCAGATCGCGACCTACGCGGACTTCTCCCGCACGGACGGTCCGGCCGACGCCGTCGCGCACGGCCAGCTCACCGGCGAGCTGCAGCTGTTCGCCGCGGACGCGAGCGAGGGCGACACCCCGTTCTCGACGACGGGGCTGCTCTTCTCACTGCTCGGCGCCGCGGAACCGGACGTCCTGCGTCGGTGGTTCGACCAGCTCGCCGAGGGCGGCACGGTCGTCGACCCGCTGCAGCAGCGCCCGTGGGGCGACTGGGACGGCACCGTCCGTGACGCGTACGGGGTCACCTGGCTGATCGGGTTCGAGGACTCCGCGCGCTGA